Part of the Tolypothrix sp. PCC 7910 genome, TTAAAGTTAGCCCTGCTGGGCAGGTGTTTATTATTGAGCGTAATGGTAAGTTGGTTGGGAGTTCTGGGAATTTTCCCATCTTGTACAAGGTAAATAACCAGGTAGAACGATACAGCGTCTTTGACATTCCCGATCGCTTCATTCGCACTATAGCGCAAGGCTTGCAAAAGCGGTTTCATACCCTGCAAGCAATCCACAATCAGCAAGAGTTTAATATTGTTTTCAACCAAGAAAGAGAGTTTGTGCAAATTAAGCCGTGGCGAGATAAGTACGGTTTAGACTGGCTGGTGGTTGTGGCTGTACCCGAATCGGATTTCATGGCACAAATTCATGCCCACAATCGTACAACTATGATGTTGTGTTTGGGGGCTTTGGTAATTGCCACAATTATTGCAATTTCTACTTCTAGGCGGATTGCTCAACCTATTTTACGGCTGAGTCAAGCAGCAGAGGCGATCGCTAATGGCAAATTGGATCAAAATGTTGCATCCTCAAATGTCCGCGAATTAGATATTCTGGCTCGTGCTTTCAACTACATGGCGCAGCAATTGCAAGAATCATTTCAGGCTTTAGCACAAACCAATGAACAATTAGAACATCGCGTAGAGGAACGGACTGCGGATTTGACAAATACTCTCCAAGAACTGCAACAAACCCAAGCGCGAATGATTCAATCCGAAAAAATGTCCAGCTTAGGACAAATGGTTGCAGGAGTTGCCCACGAAATCAATAATCCGGTTAATTTTATTCATGGTAACGTCGATTTTGTCCATGATTATACTGAGAGTCTTTTGGAGTTAGTGCAACTATACCAAAGCGAATATCCCAACCCCACATCAGCGATCGCAGAAAAAATTAGCGATATAGATTTAGAATTTGTTAGCGAAGATTTGCTGAAGTTACTCACCTCCATGAAACTGGGGACTGAACGCATCCGCGAAATTGTCAAATCTCTGCGAAACTTCTCCCGCCTAGACGAAGCGGAAATCAAAGAGGTTGATATTCATGAAGGTATTGAAAGTACATTGTTAATTTTGCATCATCGCTTACAACCTGAACCTGGTGCTGTGGCGATCGCAGTGATTCGCGATTATGCTAGCTTACCGCTAGTCGAGTGTTATCCTGGGCAACTCAATCAAGTATTGATGAATATTCTGGCAAACGCCATCGATGCTATAGAAGAAGCCAACATTCACCGCACATCTGGGGAAATTCCAGCCAATCCCAGCCAAATTACCATCTCCACTGCAGTCATCGATGGTGATTGGATAAAAATTGCGATCGCAGACAACGGCTTAGGAATGACAGAAGCCGTCATTCAGCATATCTTTGACCCTTTCTTCACTACAAAACCTGTCGGTAAGGGAACAGGTATGGGTATGTCAATCAGCTATCAAATAATTACAGAAAAACATGGCGGTAAATTAGAGTGTTTTTCCACTCTTGGTAAGGGAACAGAAATTTTAATTCAAATTCCGATCCGCCAGGTAAATGAAGTAAACGGGTAAGGGCTGTGTCCTGCTTTGTTGAAATATTTTCATGAAGCCCCGCAAGAGTTTTACGCTCAATGTAAAGGGGCTACATAAGATACCACTAACTAAATTTACTACTAATTATTTGGCAGTTAATATTACAAAAACTTCTATTATTATACTAAAAAATGCTAGCCCTAAGTAGAGAAACAATATCTATTTGTACAACATAATTTTTTGCACATTTGTGTAATTTTCATATTGTCTAGAGCCTTTATATTGTTCACCAAAAGTATCAAGAATAGAAAAGTTTACTAGCTTTTGCTGCTTAAACGAGGCGGTTAAATCTTCACTATTTAAGAACTCTTTAATTTTTTTCATCCGCAGAAAAGCACCCCGATGATGATGCACCCACCATGCATCTATAAACCAAAATAAAATAGGTAATATAGCTGTAATAATAACAAACTTTCTAAGTTCAGCCTGACCAAGAAATACAGTTATACTAGCTACCCAAACCACAACAGAAAAATTTTTAACGTTCTGAGTAATAGTTTCTAACCGGGAAATTGCTCTATCTACCAAGTCAATTTCTATTTTTAAGCAATCTAGTCGATAATTAAAACTTTGTTGCTCAACTTCTGGTATTTCCATAACTTATTATCTCTCAGCTGTATTAACATTAAAACTTAGTCACGTATTCTCTAAAAGTTTTGAATAGTTTCAAAACTTTCATCTGTTATAGCAAGAGTATATAAGTTCATGTAGGATGCGTTAGCGATAGCGTAACGCATCCATAACGCATCAATGCGAATGGGCTTGATTTATTCCCATGAATGGCAAACTGCAACTATCAAGCAACTATTCTCAAATAAAATCCCCCAGTGGAGTGCTGAGGGATTTACTCTGGAACGCGATTTGAGAACAATATACAATACAATTGTACTATATACGCACTAAAAAATTATTAAGAAAATTCTATTGTGGTGTCATAATTCTCACAAAGACTCATAGCCAGCCTTGAGAGATGCATTGTAGATATCAGCGATCGCGTTATAATCTGCTAACTTCACTGTCGCAAAGTGCTTGACTCCTACTCGTTGCATTGCTGTCTGTAGTTCAGTATCCGGCTCAAGCAAAGCTAACTGTATCTCCTGAATTATAGATTTCCCCAAATGCTCGGCTGCAACTAAAGGCGGCATGGGACAGGGGCCGAGTGCCTCAACTACGCGCAAGTACTGATATAACTCGGGAAAATTATGTAATTCTTGTTCTAGTACCACACTATCAATAGCCGCACAATCTACCTTTCCTAGTGCTACCCAGCAAATAGAATTTTGGTGAGAACCTGATTGTATAGCTTTGCTAAAAAATGGTTGGGGATATCTTCCCTGTAACAAGCGATGACGCAGCAGATTATAGCCGCTATTAGAACCTGGATCGTTGTAGCACACCGTTTTACCAGCTAAATCATCAAATTTGATGACATCACTATCAGCATTGACTATCACATCCGAAAAGTAAATTGGACGGTTGCGATAACGCAGTGCTTGCATCACGGGTGCAACCACAGGCTGCAACTGATCCAACACTATCTGAGAATAACGAATCAGGGGTAATCCGCAAATGAAAGCTAGGTCTAGTTGGTCTTTTAAAATTAGAGGATCTAATAAAGGGTCGCATTCACCCTGCTTTAATTGCGTTTTTGCTCCCAAAACCCGATCTAAATAAGCCAATACTGCTTCGTAGAAACTAAACCAATTGGGAGCTAAATAGGAAATAGCTTGTAATTTTTTCAACTTATTTACTAGTAGATTCTACTGTTTCTTGAGCAATGTTGAAACCTGAAATTAGCTTGCGGGAATACCAATGAAAACCTAAGAAAATCATACTCACCAAGGTCAGCAGCATCACACTAAAAATCGTTCCGTATGCTTTAGTATGCCACCACAATTTTTGTACTGCTGCACCAGCTATTCTTACAACACTCCAAAAGCTACCTTGATTGATATGCTGAGAAGCGTGAATTATGATTTCCTCGGACGTTGCTGTGTTTTGCTGTTCTAATATGCCCAAGGGCTTATTACTCAACATCGCCATTTTGATAACTCCTCTAGACCCTAAAATCAATCAGCTCTCTAAAAACTACGGTAAGTCGATAGGGATAAAGAGCTTTATAAAAATATGCCATAGCTTGGTTGAAGACGCAAGCTAGGCGTTAGCCATTGATGTTTGTAGTTGCAGAGGGAATGAGGCAGGGAGCAGGGAGCAGGGGGAGAAATAATTAATAACAAACACCAAACACCAAACACCCAACACCAATGACCAATGACCAATTACCCATTACCCATTACCCAATGACAAATAACAAATGACAAATGACAAATAAAGCTTGGTTATCAAAATTGCGACAACACCGCGCGATCGCAGTTATTCGTGCGTCAAAGATGGAATTAGCAAAGCAAATGGCTTTGACAGCCGCATCTGGGGGAATGCAGCTGATTGAGATTACTTGGAATAGCGATCGCGCTGGGCAATTAATTAGCCAACTCCGCTCAGAATTACCAAACTGTACAATTGGTACTGGTACGCTATTTAACGTCCAGCAGTTACAACAAGCGATCGCCTGTGGTGCAGAGTTTCTATTTACGCCTCATCTAGACATAGCAATGATTCAAGCTGCTTTAGAGCAAAATATACCGATTATTCCCGGGGCTTTGTCACCTACAGAAATTGTTACTGCCTGGAATCATGGTGCTAGTTGTGTAAAAGTTTTCCCAGTGGATGCGGTGGGAGGGGCGAGTTATATTAAAAGCCTGCAAGGGCCTCTCGGAGAAATTCCCCTCATTCCTACTGGGGGGGTGAGTTTAGACAACGCCAAAGAATTTTTGCAAGCAGGTGCGATCGCTGTTGGTTTAAGTAGTCAATTATTTCCTAAGCATTTAGTTACACAAAATAATTGGGTAGTAATTTATCAGCAAGTGCAAACTTTGATACAACAATTAGGGTACTTTAGGGTAGAAACAGAATATTTTCCCTAAACACCATAGTTGAGTATATTTACGATGAAAAATTGGAATTGTCATCGATGGATACACCGATTACCCATATTTTTGACTGGGGTAGCACTCAGTTTGATTGTTGCGAATCCCGGAATTTGTGAAGTTACCGCTAAAGCCAAAGATGATACCGTTACGCAAACAATCGAGACACTAAAACAATCAGATCAACACTGGATTCAAATTAATCTTTCTAAGCAACGGCTAATAGCTTGGGAAGGTAAAACACCTGTTTATGCGATCGTGATTTCTACGGGTAAAAAGTCTACACCTACTCGTATTGGCTCGTTTAAAATTCAATCCAAACACAAATCTACGAGGATGCGTGGTAGAAATTACGATGTTCCAGATGTACCTTATACCATGTATTATCAAGGCAGTTACGGAATTCACGGTGCTTATTGGCATAATAAATTTGGCACGCCAGTTAGCCACGGATGTATAAATGTTGCGCCCAATCATGCTAAGTGGTTATTTAATTGGGCATCAGTAGGAACTCCCATATTTATTCATAACTAGCGAGTTTCATTGCAATTAAATACTATTCCCAAACAAGATTCTGAAGAGATTCCCATATCAAAGTTCCCTGGGAATCTCTGGAATATAAACACATGACATTGAAGTAAAATATAGAGTATAAGACTGATAAACTCTTTCCTCAAGCAGGATGTAAATCTAAAACAATCCTGTATTACATCTTAGAGTAGGCACTATTGAGAATCAGGCTGGAAATGCAATATATATTAGTGTCGGTTCTCCTAAAATCGCTTGTGCTTAAAGCTTATTATTCCAACCTGACAAAATATACTTTTAAATTTCATAATTTAGAGTGATGAGAAACTGCACAAATACAATTATTTTGTGTAGCAATACTCTGAGCATATATTGCGTACTTCCTTAATTAATATTTAATTGAGTTTAGCTACATTTTACGTTAATAAGCGCTTAATTACGCTGCTAAACAAGATTAGTATTTGTAGCGAGCGAACAGATTTAATAACTATTTTTCTATCCGTAGTGAAATTATCTGCATGATATATCTATATATGAATTAATTCAAATATGATATATCACCGATTAATTCTTTCTAGAAAAATAAAATTTCCAACTGATGAATCAAATTAGCAATCTGGAAATTGTCATTTTAACCAATATTTAATCTTCTGATCGGTCTATACAAAATCAATATATCTCTGTCAAAAGGACATTGTGCAAAAAATGCCGAAAGATTCAAGGTTAAAGAAGCAAAATTTAGCAGACGAAGAGAAGGTGAGACTTTATGCAAACCAGGATTTACAGGAGTTGGTTAAATCGCTCAGGTAATGGCTTTACAAGTTTAGTGTTAATATTGGCAACTTTATTTTCTTGGTCATCACCAGTTAATATTGACTCCAAATTTGCTCAAGCTAGCGCTGCTGCAATAGATAATCAGCAAAAAGTAGCTCAACCTCAAAAAAAATCTCCAACTCGTTGGATTGAAATTGACTTATCCGAGCAACGTTTATTGGCTTGGGAAGGTAAAAAGCTGGTTTACTCATATCGTATTTCTACTGGTAAACGCGCAACTCCTACACCTAAGGGTAAATTTACAATTAATTCTAAGTATCGCTTTAACCGAATGCAGGGCGAAGACTACGACATTCCTGATGTACCTTATGCTATGTATTTTTATGAAGGCTATGCTATTCATGGCGCTTACTGGCATAACAATTT contains:
- a CDS encoding phosphate/phosphite/phosphonate ABC transporter substrate-binding protein, with translation MKKLQAISYLAPNWFSFYEAVLAYLDRVLGAKTQLKQGECDPLLDPLILKDQLDLAFICGLPLIRYSQIVLDQLQPVVAPVMQALRYRNRPIYFSDVIVNADSDVIKFDDLAGKTVCYNDPGSNSGYNLLRHRLLQGRYPQPFFSKAIQSGSHQNSICWVALGKVDCAAIDSVVLEQELHNFPELYQYLRVVEALGPCPMPPLVAAEHLGKSIIQEIQLALLEPDTELQTAMQRVGVKHFATVKLADYNAIADIYNASLKAGYESL
- a CDS encoding L,D-transpeptidase is translated as MQTRIYRSWLNRSGNGFTSLVLILATLFSWSSPVNIDSKFAQASAAAIDNQQKVAQPQKKSPTRWIEIDLSEQRLLAWEGKKLVYSYRISTGKRATPTPKGKFTINSKYRFNRMQGEDYDIPDVPYAMYFYEGYAIHGAYWHNNFGTPVSHGCVNLRVKQARQLYNWAKVGTLVVVHK
- a CDS encoding L,D-transpeptidase, giving the protein MKNWNCHRWIHRLPIFLTGVALSLIVANPGICEVTAKAKDDTVTQTIETLKQSDQHWIQINLSKQRLIAWEGKTPVYAIVISTGKKSTPTRIGSFKIQSKHKSTRMRGRNYDVPDVPYTMYYQGSYGIHGAYWHNKFGTPVSHGCINVAPNHAKWLFNWASVGTPIFIHN
- a CDS encoding bifunctional 4-hydroxy-2-oxoglutarate aldolase/2-dehydro-3-deoxy-phosphogluconate aldolase, which produces MTNKAWLSKLRQHRAIAVIRASKMELAKQMALTAASGGMQLIEITWNSDRAGQLISQLRSELPNCTIGTGTLFNVQQLQQAIACGAEFLFTPHLDIAMIQAALEQNIPIIPGALSPTEIVTAWNHGASCVKVFPVDAVGGASYIKSLQGPLGEIPLIPTGGVSLDNAKEFLQAGAIAVGLSSQLFPKHLVTQNNWVVIYQQVQTLIQQLGYFRVETEYFP
- a CDS encoding ATP-binding protein, with the translated sequence MSFNSANKHLLKSNNRIQLNLILIVPFVLQIFAAVGLVGYLSFKNSQKAVNNLAEQLIDKAGQQVDDRLDMYLALPIQLTQINVDAIANRELNLNDPIASGHYFWRQAKAFPHLSYVGYSLIDKREAGAGRWIKGVDLVLYENLSSGKASDYVADAQGKRAKLLQSYDFNPLTEPWYKDTVTAGKLTWSKIKAAEIRNSQFTEAGKALQKQDNSLDNGLDYYIAVSAAAPFYDTNRKLLGVTSIDLALTSISDFLRHLKVSPAGQVFIIERNGKLVGSSGNFPILYKVNNQVERYSVFDIPDRFIRTIAQGLQKRFHTLQAIHNQQEFNIVFNQEREFVQIKPWRDKYGLDWLVVVAVPESDFMAQIHAHNRTTMMLCLGALVIATIIAISTSRRIAQPILRLSQAAEAIANGKLDQNVASSNVRELDILARAFNYMAQQLQESFQALAQTNEQLEHRVEERTADLTNTLQELQQTQARMIQSEKMSSLGQMVAGVAHEINNPVNFIHGNVDFVHDYTESLLELVQLYQSEYPNPTSAIAEKISDIDLEFVSEDLLKLLTSMKLGTERIREIVKSLRNFSRLDEAEIKEVDIHEGIESTLLILHHRLQPEPGAVAIAVIRDYASLPLVECYPGQLNQVLMNILANAIDAIEEANIHRTSGEIPANPSQITISTAVIDGDWIKIAIADNGLGMTEAVIQHIFDPFFTTKPVGKGTGMGMSISYQIITEKHGGKLECFSTLGKGTEILIQIPIRQVNEVNG